A window of Candidatus Nanoarchaeia archaeon contains these coding sequences:
- a CDS encoding DUF86 domain-containing protein has protein sequence MRIKDKTEEIEGYLSELSEIMPKSLEEYSELKTKAACERYFEKIIEATVDLSFLLIKERRLRPAEEDKESFDIISKEGLIPAELAGRLKDAKGMRNILAHEYGTVDDETVFHAITEELAGDIREFIAHVKHREKEEKG, from the coding sequence ATGAGGATAAAAGATAAGACAGAAGAGATTGAAGGCTACCTCTCAGAGCTTTCAGAGATCATGCCAAAAAGCCTTGAGGAATACAGCGAATTAAAGACAAAAGCTGCATGCGAGCGGTATTTTGAGAAGATTATTGAGGCAACAGTTGATCTGTCTTTTTTGCTGATCAAGGAAAGGCGGCTAAGGCCTGCTGAAGAAGATAAGGAATCCTTTGATATCATCTCAAAAGAAGGGCTCATCCCTGCTGAACTGGCAGGCAGGCTTAAGGATGCCAAAGGGATGAGAAACATACTTGCCCATGAGTATGGAACCGTTGATGATGAAACTGTTTTTCACGCCATAACAGAAGAATTGGCAGGCGATATTAGGGAGTTTATTGCTCATGTTAAGCATAGGGAAAAGGAAGAGAAAGGATAA